A region of Siniperca chuatsi isolate FFG_IHB_CAS linkage group LG23, ASM2008510v1, whole genome shotgun sequence DNA encodes the following proteins:
- the LOC122870992 gene encoding uncharacterized protein LOC122870992 isoform X1 has product MDDLKHPGPFNRKITLSCKTLDFYLKVLLLLENVKHNQSLMQHCPITTEVGGFPNFTSEAGSPFFFKLPIPATPGHTKRYQLSLADGDSTLPHWMVFWRQTSCLAGLALTEDCGIYHFKVSVIGEQRAAYFYLHILNRTVADKNPARNTLSCSQGEMTIWANLLLQLNPVTLDASQRIRLATIMADYLRLPLGFVYLFSRRKSFIQQQEKFRVCRQGGLAEKITRGNEKQDVSADVAQLLWRVGCQGEERQSDLAKVLEYSVTAGGLARLLEAPVFGWRVLCAPGGVPRKVKRDLQRLKCTPIRNMIVPTPTQVHQTAKLEHSHIYSLPLTKLEPSLSIILLHMNHVGTRLEPTHADDSTENTAISVTKGFLLQHSGPQADICLDSPEKVFKFTSALHACKTLMYHSDINPEMPIAILETNHMQKKQVSSNFLFSIKQTTWHPYSKDVNAFLERQAFTGNIILTTLHMSTSVEPGCTLPNRISVHKSQEHIKQTELSASKIKPHVEATGCSEQVSEVTSDPSLPSSTLHSIYLSLPLTPASYGVTSTLTHEAVDRKLLTTRLTLRPHPKESPLWSGSHRASHTDSESQPTVSSLGHIIYNQGPIKDHHTAKPTLYNLPSVSHPPLTETFSEVLLLNSRLKTIQSQPPSNRIPSTQLFPDVSPTSYLMAEQLSITQHFDTTQHLSSALSAMNQDVMSQLNVTTQDVSSVTLTGQLTLSGQTELESSLSTSLLEPSVMTFTPALPSELGFFSGQLETPHITNPVFTVESLKASSFTMPLSQTFSKSLLPDISVSSLQRNLENKVEIYLQSKIGTELCFDQNALIQTLSSDILLKSLQPTYPSWVLQVNIALTKTHHILSVPLFVFSHISLVIGMTTSVHLNTAILTTIAPSPSVTCPVPLSVFESARLVSNVYFDPTAPSAVQEPYTTSFIHQMQTLDPSFPLCGQSVAQDHVYVNGCTPQIRRTDLENTVEHVLDFLTGYSPDGKHWTVFPSQFLMSDSSEQFFSTQTSNPAMHLSASKTTEINHVTATPQMDISDTLPSLEASGFLVITYTSLAANTSALSGNCVRIENSLLICQTDSSGPITKGRPTQQILSMSFSRFYGMSTTLLTSLQAVGLSLYRRQSSVQPTPSISSSMNLPPKVLMSIPVLMATVGFPFHFSIPPKTFLDPEDGEADALSLDIRLIDGPPISVGTWLALDGLELHGVPLEVDLQFAPQYLLLAARDRQSLSTWLPVTLDLSRSPVDPCHIFTLTAQRSLHSILRHRHRVELLLTKLSRFFNSSSKHNLSVVSIRPGSTVVSWYNYSLCGMGHDRLRRCHVDQIRSMWFAMRSADGSVNPAFREAMLPEFLITKVGTVSFRQDCFSTTSTPMFDGFTPAVHTTLTPGLGTNTSLSPTSNTYVSASPAITATSQQINYYQWMTGMFTALLVVCLLILIVLLVATVLHFCKGHRRSRTLAIWPASRMLSVRSRDLRAIRPRRPPLFQSELPPPPLRLWINLSQGNEGQLPSTCEQGRKALHMAPQPRPPQ; this is encoded by the exons ATGGATGACCTCAAGCACCCTGGACCATTTAACCGAAAGATCACCCTGTCATGTAAAACCCTGGACTTCTACCTCaaagtgttgctgctgctggagaatGTGAAGCACAATCAAAGTTTAATGCAACATTGTCCTATAACGACTGAAGTCGGTGGCTTTCCCAACTTTACGTCTGAGGCAGGATcccctttcttttttaaactacCCATCCCAGCAACCCCGGGACACACGAAGCGTTACCAG CTATCTCTGGCTGATGGAGACAGCACTTTGCCCCACTGGATGGTTTTTTGGCGACAGACTAGCTGTCTAGCTGGCTTGGCTCTGACTGAGGATTGTGGGATATACCACTTTAAAGTGTCTGTTATTGGAGAGCAGCGTGCTGCCTACTTTTATCTGCACATCCTAAACAGAACAGTGGCTGACAAGAACCCAGCAAG GAATACACTGTCCTGCTCTCAGGGGGAAATGACCATCTGGGCTAACCTTCTACTTCAGTTGAACCCGGTGACTCTTGACGCCAGCCAGCGTATCCGTTTGGCCACCATCATGGCTGACTACCTGCGCCTGCCACTGGGCTTTGTCTACCTATTTTCAAGAAGAAAATCCTTCATACAACAACAAGAGAAGTTCAGAGTTTGTAGGCAAGGTGGGCTTGCTGAGAAAATTACTCGTGGTAATGAGAAACAAGATGTCTCAGCAGATGTTGCTCAGCTTCTGTGGCGTGTCGGATGTCAAGGAGAGGAACGACAGTCTGATTTAGCCAAGGTACTGGAATACAGTGTGACAGCAGGAGGGTTGGCAAGGTTACTGGAAGCTCCTGTTTTTGGATGGCGGGTGCTTTGTGCACCTGGAGGGGTCCCACGTAAAGTTAAGAGAGACTTGCAAAGGCTAAAATGTACCCCTATTCGGAATATGATCGTTCCAACGCCAACTCAGGTCCATCAGACTGCGAAACTAGAGCATTCACACATATATTCTCTTCCTTTGACCAAGCTGGAACCAAGTTTGTCGATCATCTTATTACATATGAACCATGTGGGGACAAGGCTGGAGCCAACACACGCAGATGATTCAACTGAAAATACCGCCATCTCTGTCACCAAAGGATTTTTACTTCAGCACTCTGGCCCACAGGCTGATATTTGCCTAGATTCACCTGAGAAGGTTTTCAAGTTTACTTCTGCACTGCATGCTTGTAAGACGCTCATGTATCACTCTGACATTAATCCTGAGATGCCTATCGCTATTTTAGAGACAaatcacatgcaaaaaaaacagGTGTCCtcaaattttcttttctctatcAAGCAGACAACTTGGCACCCATACAGCAAGGATGTTAATGCTTTCCTGGAGCGACAAGCATTTACTGGCAACATTATTTTGACAACTTTGCACATGTCAACCAGTGTGGAACCTGGCTGCACTCTTCCAAACCGGATTTCAGTTCACAAATCTCAGGAACATATCAAGCAAACTGAGCTTTCTGCCTCGAAAATAAAACCTCATGTAGAGGCGACTGGCTGCAGTGAACAAGTATCAGAAGTCACATCAGATCCATCATTACCATCATCCACACTGCACAGTATTTACCTCTCACTGCCACTGACCCCAGCCTCTTACGGTGTCACTTCCACGCTGACACATGAGGCAGTCGACAGAAAATTGCTCACCACCCGTCTGACCCTCCGACCCCACCCGAAGGAATCCCCCCTCTGGTCTGGTTCTCATAGAGCCAGCCACACTGACTCAGAAAGTCAGCCCACAGTGAGCTCACTGG GTCACATTATCTATAACCAAGGGCCTATTAAAGATCACCACACTGCCAAACCAACACTTTATAACCTCCCATCTGTTTCTCACCCACCTCTAACAGAGACTTTTAGTGAGGTCCTGCTACTGAACTCCAGATTAAAGACAATACAGTCACAGCCACCATCAAACAGAATACCGTCTACTCAGCTGTTTCCAGATGTGTCACCGACCTCATATTTAATGGCTGAGCAATTATCAATAACTCAGCACTTTGATACAACCCAACATCTGTCCTCAGCCTTGTCTGCGATGAATCAGGATGTAATGTCTCAGCTAAATGTAACAACTCAGGACGTGTCATCGGTCACATTAACGGGTCAGCTGACACTGTCTGGACAAACCGAATTGGAGTCTTCGCTCTCAACGTCCTTGCTGGAGCCCTCAGTGATGACATTTACACCAGCTTTACCTTCTGAGCTTGGCTTTTTTAGTGGACAACTTGAGACACCCCATATTACAAATCCAGTATTTACAGTAGAGTCTCTCAAAGCATCATCGTTTACGATGCCACTGTCGCAGACATTCTCAAAATCTTTGCTACCTGATATTAGTGTCTCGTCTTTGCAAAGAAATCTtgaaaacaaagttgaaatataCTTACAGTCAAAAATAGGCACAGAATTGTGTTTTGATCAAAATGCACTAATACAGACATTAAGCTCAGACATTTTACTGAAGTCCCTACAGCCAACATACCCATCTTGGGTTCTTCAAGTAAACATTGCTTTAACTAAAACCCATCATATCCTTTCTGTCCCATTATTTGTGTTTTCCCACATATCCTTAGTCATTGGAATGACAACAAGCGTGCATTTAAATACAGCAATCCTGACTACAATTGCACCAAGCCCTAGTGTGACCTGTCCAGTTCCTCTTTCAGTATTTGAAAGCGCTAGACTAGTGTCCAATGTCTATTTTGATCCAACTGCTCCCTCTGCTGTTCAGGAGCCCTACACTACATCCTTCATTCATCAAATGCAGACTCTTGATCCTTCATTCCCGTTATGTGGCCAATCTGTGGCACAGGATCATGTGTATGTAAATGGTTGTACCCCTCAAATCAGACGTACCGACCTCGAGAACACAGTGGAGCACGTTCTGGACTTTTTGACAGGTTATTCACCAGATGGGAAGCACTGGACTGTTTTTCCATCACAGTTTTTAATGTCTGATTCAAGTGAACAATTCTTTTCAACCCAGACGTCAAACCCAGCGATGCATCTGTCTGCCAGTAAGACTACAGAAATAAACCACGTAACAGCTACACCACAAATGGACATTTCAGACACTCTTCCTTCTCTAGAAGCGAGTGGCTTCTTAGTAATCACATACACATCATTAGCAGCGAACACATCTGCCCTCAGTGGCAATTGTGTCCGTATAGAGAATTCCTTGTTAATCTGCCAAACAGACAGCAGTGGGCCAATCACAAAAGGACGTCCCACACAGCAGATTCTAAGCATGTCTTTCAGTCGATTTTATGGGATGTCAACCACATTATTAACATCATTACAGGCTGTAGGCCTTTCCTTATATAGAAGACAGAGCTCAGTCCAGCCAACACCTTCCATCTCAA GCTCCATGAATCTCCCACCCAAAGTGTTGATGTCTATTCCAGTGTTGATGGCCACTGTTGGGTTCCCCTTCCACTTCTCAATCCCACCTAAAACCTTCCTAGACCCAGAAGATGGTGAGGCAGACGCTCTTTCCCTGGATATTAGGTTGATTGATGGGCCTCCCATCAGCGTTGGTACGTGGTTGGCACTGGACGGTCTGGAGCTTCACGGTGTTCCTCTGGAGGTGGACCTCCAGTTTGCTCCTCAGTACCTCCTACTGGCCGCCCGGGACAGACAGAGCCTCAGCACCTGGCTGCCTGTGACCCTGGATCTCAGTCGTAGCCCCGTCGACCCCTGTCACATTTTCACCCTGACAGCTCAACGCAGTCTTCACTCCATTCTCCGTCACCGCCACAGGGTGGAACTATTGCTGACAAAACTGTCTCGCTTCTTTAATAGCTCTAGCAAACACAACCTCTCTGTTGTTTCCATAAGGCCTGGGTCCACTGTGGTGTCCTGGTACAACTACAGCTTGTGTGGGATGGGTCATGACAGACTTAGACGGTGCCATGTTGATCAAATACGGAGCATGTGGTTCGCAATGAGGTCTGCAGATGGATCAGTTAACCCTGCGTTTAGAGAAGCAATGCTTCCAGAGTTCCTGATCACTAAAGTTGGAACTGTGAGCTTCAGACAAGACTGTTTCTCCACTACTTCCACTCCCATGTTCGATGGATTTACCCCTGCTGTCCACACTACCCTGACTCCAGGTTTAGGCACCAATACTTCCCTCAGTCCCACCTCTAACACCTATGTATCTGCATCTCCAGCTATCACTGCCACCTCACAACAGATTAACTACTATCAGTGGATGACTGGCATGTTTACAGCTCTCCTCGTCGTCTGCCTTCTCATCCTGATCGTCCTCCTCGTTGCTACAGTTCTCCATTTCTGCAAAGGTCATAGAAGGTCAAGAACGCTCGCCATTTGGCCTGCAAGCAGGATGCTCTCAGTTCGAAGCAGGGATCTGAGAGCCATAAGACCAAGGCGGCCTCCGCTATTCCAATCTGAACTGCCTCCACCACCGCTGAGACTGTGGATTAACCTCTCACAAGGCAATGAGGGGCAACTTCCATCAACATGTGAGCAAGGAAGGAAAGCTCTTCACATGGCACCACAGCCTCGTCCTCCACAATGA
- the LOC122870992 gene encoding uncharacterized protein LOC122870992 isoform X3: MTIWANLLLQLNPVTLDASQRIRLATIMADYLRLPLGFVYLFSRRKSFIQQQEKFRVCRQGGLAEKITRGNEKQDVSADVAQLLWRVGCQGEERQSDLAKVLEYSVTAGGLARLLEAPVFGWRVLCAPGGVPRKVKRDLQRLKCTPIRNMIVPTPTQVHQTAKLEHSHIYSLPLTKLEPSLSIILLHMNHVGTRLEPTHADDSTENTAISVTKGFLLQHSGPQADICLDSPEKVFKFTSALHACKTLMYHSDINPEMPIAILETNHMQKKQVSSNFLFSIKQTTWHPYSKDVNAFLERQAFTGNIILTTLHMSTSVEPGCTLPNRISVHKSQEHIKQTELSASKIKPHVEATGCSEQVSEVTSDPSLPSSTLHSIYLSLPLTPASYGVTSTLTHEAVDRKLLTTRLTLRPHPKESPLWSGSHRASHTDSESQPTVSSLGHIIYNQGPIKDHHTAKPTLYNLPSVSHPPLTETFSEVLLLNSRLKTIQSQPPSNRIPSTQLFPDVSPTSYLMAEQLSITQHFDTTQHLSSALSAMNQDVMSQLNVTTQDVSSVTLTGQLTLSGQTELESSLSTSLLEPSVMTFTPALPSELGFFSGQLETPHITNPVFTVESLKASSFTMPLSQTFSKSLLPDISVSSLQRNLENKVEIYLQSKIGTELCFDQNALIQTLSSDILLKSLQPTYPSWVLQVNIALTKTHHILSVPLFVFSHISLVIGMTTSVHLNTAILTTIAPSPSVTCPVPLSVFESARLVSNVYFDPTAPSAVQEPYTTSFIHQMQTLDPSFPLCGQSVAQDHVYVNGCTPQIRRTDLENTVEHVLDFLTGYSPDGKHWTVFPSQFLMSDSSEQFFSTQTSNPAMHLSASKTTEINHVTATPQMDISDTLPSLEASGFLVITYTSLAANTSALSGNCVRIENSLLICQTDSSGPITKGRPTQQILSMSFSRFYGMSTTLLTSLQAVGLSLYRRQSSVQPTPSISSSMNLPPKVLMSIPVLMATVGFPFHFSIPPKTFLDPEDGEADALSLDIRLIDGPPISVGTWLALDGLELHGVPLEVDLQFAPQYLLLAARDRQSLSTWLPVTLDLSRSPVDPCHIFTLTAQRSLHSILRHRHRVELLLTKLSRFFNSSSKHNLSVVSIRPGSTVVSWYNYSLCGMGHDRLRRCHVDQIRSMWFAMRSADGSVNPAFREAMLPEFLITKVGTVSFRQDCFSTTSTPMFDGFTPAVHTTLTPGLGTNTSLSPTSNTYVSASPAITATSQQINYYQWMTGMFTALLVVCLLILIVLLVATVLHFCKGHRRSRTLAIWPASRMLSVRSRDLRAIRPRRPPLFQSELPPPPLRLWINLSQGNEGQLPSTCEQGRKALHMAPQPRPPQ, from the exons ATGACCATCTGGGCTAACCTTCTACTTCAGTTGAACCCGGTGACTCTTGACGCCAGCCAGCGTATCCGTTTGGCCACCATCATGGCTGACTACCTGCGCCTGCCACTGGGCTTTGTCTACCTATTTTCAAGAAGAAAATCCTTCATACAACAACAAGAGAAGTTCAGAGTTTGTAGGCAAGGTGGGCTTGCTGAGAAAATTACTCGTGGTAATGAGAAACAAGATGTCTCAGCAGATGTTGCTCAGCTTCTGTGGCGTGTCGGATGTCAAGGAGAGGAACGACAGTCTGATTTAGCCAAGGTACTGGAATACAGTGTGACAGCAGGAGGGTTGGCAAGGTTACTGGAAGCTCCTGTTTTTGGATGGCGGGTGCTTTGTGCACCTGGAGGGGTCCCACGTAAAGTTAAGAGAGACTTGCAAAGGCTAAAATGTACCCCTATTCGGAATATGATCGTTCCAACGCCAACTCAGGTCCATCAGACTGCGAAACTAGAGCATTCACACATATATTCTCTTCCTTTGACCAAGCTGGAACCAAGTTTGTCGATCATCTTATTACATATGAACCATGTGGGGACAAGGCTGGAGCCAACACACGCAGATGATTCAACTGAAAATACCGCCATCTCTGTCACCAAAGGATTTTTACTTCAGCACTCTGGCCCACAGGCTGATATTTGCCTAGATTCACCTGAGAAGGTTTTCAAGTTTACTTCTGCACTGCATGCTTGTAAGACGCTCATGTATCACTCTGACATTAATCCTGAGATGCCTATCGCTATTTTAGAGACAaatcacatgcaaaaaaaacagGTGTCCtcaaattttcttttctctatcAAGCAGACAACTTGGCACCCATACAGCAAGGATGTTAATGCTTTCCTGGAGCGACAAGCATTTACTGGCAACATTATTTTGACAACTTTGCACATGTCAACCAGTGTGGAACCTGGCTGCACTCTTCCAAACCGGATTTCAGTTCACAAATCTCAGGAACATATCAAGCAAACTGAGCTTTCTGCCTCGAAAATAAAACCTCATGTAGAGGCGACTGGCTGCAGTGAACAAGTATCAGAAGTCACATCAGATCCATCATTACCATCATCCACACTGCACAGTATTTACCTCTCACTGCCACTGACCCCAGCCTCTTACGGTGTCACTTCCACGCTGACACATGAGGCAGTCGACAGAAAATTGCTCACCACCCGTCTGACCCTCCGACCCCACCCGAAGGAATCCCCCCTCTGGTCTGGTTCTCATAGAGCCAGCCACACTGACTCAGAAAGTCAGCCCACAGTGAGCTCACTGG GTCACATTATCTATAACCAAGGGCCTATTAAAGATCACCACACTGCCAAACCAACACTTTATAACCTCCCATCTGTTTCTCACCCACCTCTAACAGAGACTTTTAGTGAGGTCCTGCTACTGAACTCCAGATTAAAGACAATACAGTCACAGCCACCATCAAACAGAATACCGTCTACTCAGCTGTTTCCAGATGTGTCACCGACCTCATATTTAATGGCTGAGCAATTATCAATAACTCAGCACTTTGATACAACCCAACATCTGTCCTCAGCCTTGTCTGCGATGAATCAGGATGTAATGTCTCAGCTAAATGTAACAACTCAGGACGTGTCATCGGTCACATTAACGGGTCAGCTGACACTGTCTGGACAAACCGAATTGGAGTCTTCGCTCTCAACGTCCTTGCTGGAGCCCTCAGTGATGACATTTACACCAGCTTTACCTTCTGAGCTTGGCTTTTTTAGTGGACAACTTGAGACACCCCATATTACAAATCCAGTATTTACAGTAGAGTCTCTCAAAGCATCATCGTTTACGATGCCACTGTCGCAGACATTCTCAAAATCTTTGCTACCTGATATTAGTGTCTCGTCTTTGCAAAGAAATCTtgaaaacaaagttgaaatataCTTACAGTCAAAAATAGGCACAGAATTGTGTTTTGATCAAAATGCACTAATACAGACATTAAGCTCAGACATTTTACTGAAGTCCCTACAGCCAACATACCCATCTTGGGTTCTTCAAGTAAACATTGCTTTAACTAAAACCCATCATATCCTTTCTGTCCCATTATTTGTGTTTTCCCACATATCCTTAGTCATTGGAATGACAACAAGCGTGCATTTAAATACAGCAATCCTGACTACAATTGCACCAAGCCCTAGTGTGACCTGTCCAGTTCCTCTTTCAGTATTTGAAAGCGCTAGACTAGTGTCCAATGTCTATTTTGATCCAACTGCTCCCTCTGCTGTTCAGGAGCCCTACACTACATCCTTCATTCATCAAATGCAGACTCTTGATCCTTCATTCCCGTTATGTGGCCAATCTGTGGCACAGGATCATGTGTATGTAAATGGTTGTACCCCTCAAATCAGACGTACCGACCTCGAGAACACAGTGGAGCACGTTCTGGACTTTTTGACAGGTTATTCACCAGATGGGAAGCACTGGACTGTTTTTCCATCACAGTTTTTAATGTCTGATTCAAGTGAACAATTCTTTTCAACCCAGACGTCAAACCCAGCGATGCATCTGTCTGCCAGTAAGACTACAGAAATAAACCACGTAACAGCTACACCACAAATGGACATTTCAGACACTCTTCCTTCTCTAGAAGCGAGTGGCTTCTTAGTAATCACATACACATCATTAGCAGCGAACACATCTGCCCTCAGTGGCAATTGTGTCCGTATAGAGAATTCCTTGTTAATCTGCCAAACAGACAGCAGTGGGCCAATCACAAAAGGACGTCCCACACAGCAGATTCTAAGCATGTCTTTCAGTCGATTTTATGGGATGTCAACCACATTATTAACATCATTACAGGCTGTAGGCCTTTCCTTATATAGAAGACAGAGCTCAGTCCAGCCAACACCTTCCATCTCAA GCTCCATGAATCTCCCACCCAAAGTGTTGATGTCTATTCCAGTGTTGATGGCCACTGTTGGGTTCCCCTTCCACTTCTCAATCCCACCTAAAACCTTCCTAGACCCAGAAGATGGTGAGGCAGACGCTCTTTCCCTGGATATTAGGTTGATTGATGGGCCTCCCATCAGCGTTGGTACGTGGTTGGCACTGGACGGTCTGGAGCTTCACGGTGTTCCTCTGGAGGTGGACCTCCAGTTTGCTCCTCAGTACCTCCTACTGGCCGCCCGGGACAGACAGAGCCTCAGCACCTGGCTGCCTGTGACCCTGGATCTCAGTCGTAGCCCCGTCGACCCCTGTCACATTTTCACCCTGACAGCTCAACGCAGTCTTCACTCCATTCTCCGTCACCGCCACAGGGTGGAACTATTGCTGACAAAACTGTCTCGCTTCTTTAATAGCTCTAGCAAACACAACCTCTCTGTTGTTTCCATAAGGCCTGGGTCCACTGTGGTGTCCTGGTACAACTACAGCTTGTGTGGGATGGGTCATGACAGACTTAGACGGTGCCATGTTGATCAAATACGGAGCATGTGGTTCGCAATGAGGTCTGCAGATGGATCAGTTAACCCTGCGTTTAGAGAAGCAATGCTTCCAGAGTTCCTGATCACTAAAGTTGGAACTGTGAGCTTCAGACAAGACTGTTTCTCCACTACTTCCACTCCCATGTTCGATGGATTTACCCCTGCTGTCCACACTACCCTGACTCCAGGTTTAGGCACCAATACTTCCCTCAGTCCCACCTCTAACACCTATGTATCTGCATCTCCAGCTATCACTGCCACCTCACAACAGATTAACTACTATCAGTGGATGACTGGCATGTTTACAGCTCTCCTCGTCGTCTGCCTTCTCATCCTGATCGTCCTCCTCGTTGCTACAGTTCTCCATTTCTGCAAAGGTCATAGAAGGTCAAGAACGCTCGCCATTTGGCCTGCAAGCAGGATGCTCTCAGTTCGAAGCAGGGATCTGAGAGCCATAAGACCAAGGCGGCCTCCGCTATTCCAATCTGAACTGCCTCCACCACCGCTGAGACTGTGGATTAACCTCTCACAAGGCAATGAGGGGCAACTTCCATCAACATGTGAGCAAGGAAGGAAAGCTCTTCACATGGCACCACAGCCTCGTCCTCCACAATGA